A genomic window from Flavobacterium azooxidireducens includes:
- a CDS encoding DUF1761 domain-containing protein, with protein sequence MEMNFYPVFVAALTTLLVGFIWYGPLFGKAWMKETGLTEEDLKKGSMVKIFGLTYIFSVMIGMVMQLLTIHQFGALGMIGGPQLVDTALPSYSAFMADYGTAFRTFKHGALHGSMSGLFLAFPLIAINGLFERKSWKYILIHSGYWIVVMTIMGAIVCGWV encoded by the coding sequence ATGGAAATGAACTTTTACCCTGTTTTTGTGGCCGCATTAACCACATTGCTTGTTGGATTTATTTGGTATGGTCCTTTGTTTGGAAAGGCTTGGATGAAAGAAACCGGCTTAACCGAAGAAGATTTGAAAAAAGGTAGTATGGTTAAAATTTTTGGGCTAACTTACATTTTTTCCGTCATGATTGGCATGGTCATGCAACTTTTAACCATTCATCAATTTGGTGCGTTAGGAATGATTGGCGGGCCGCAATTAGTAGATACTGCTTTACCATCTTACTCAGCATTCATGGCAGACTACGGCACAGCTTTCAGAACATTTAAACATGGAGCTTTGCATGGATCAATGTCCGGATTATTCCTCGCATTTCCGCTAATTGCTATCAATGGATTGTTTGAAAGAAAATCGTGGAAGTATATTCTTATCCATAGCGGTTATTGGATTGTAGTGATGACAATTATGGGAGCAATTGTTTGCGGTTGGGTTTAA
- a CDS encoding ABC-F family ATP-binding cassette domain-containing protein → MLNIHNLSVSFGGTFLFEEVTFRLGSGDRVGLVGKNGAGKSTMLKILAGDFKPDSGSIATEKEVKMGFLRQDIDFEQGRTVLEEAYQAFEEIKKTERRIDEINHQLATRTDYESQTYSELIDELSDVNHHYEVLGGYNYVGDTEKILLGLGFKREDFENQTETFSGGWRMRIELAKLLLQSNDILLLDEPTNHLDIESIIWLEGFLRNFPGVVVIVSHDKMFLDNVTNRTIEISLGKAYDFNKPYSQYLVLREEIREKQLATQKNQAKKIEETEKLIEKFRAKASKASMAQSLIKKLDKVERIEVDEDDNSVMNISFPVSQTPGRVVIEAENVTKAYGDKTILKDISLLVERGSKIAFVGQNGQGKSTFIKAIVNEFKYQGSIKLGHNVQLGYFAQNQAEYLDGEITLLETMVNAATDSNRSKVRDMLGSFLFRGDDVEKKVKVLSGGERNRLALCKLLLQPINVLLMDEPTNHLDIKSKNVLKAALNKFEGTLLLVSHDRDFLQGMANTVYEFKDQKIREYLGDINFFLEQRNAMNMREIEKKDVVANTNSNKDSKSISYEDQKKSKSLQNRLSKIESQIKQLEIDIQNDDKALASNYDKHVEDANFFVAYNKKKQELDKLLEDWEVVQGEIDAM, encoded by the coding sequence ATGCTAAATATACACAATTTATCGGTCTCCTTTGGAGGAACATTTTTATTTGAAGAAGTCACTTTCCGTCTCGGATCAGGTGACAGAGTTGGACTAGTGGGAAAAAATGGTGCCGGTAAATCAACGATGCTCAAAATTCTGGCAGGCGATTTCAAACCTGATTCCGGAAGTATCGCCACCGAAAAAGAAGTAAAAATGGGTTTTCTTCGTCAAGACATCGATTTTGAACAAGGAAGAACCGTTTTAGAAGAAGCCTATCAAGCCTTCGAAGAAATCAAAAAAACCGAAAGGAGAATTGATGAAATCAACCATCAATTAGCCACTAGAACCGATTATGAAAGTCAAACCTATTCTGAATTAATCGACGAATTAAGCGATGTAAATCATCATTACGAAGTTTTAGGCGGTTATAATTATGTGGGCGATACCGAAAAAATTCTCCTAGGTTTAGGTTTCAAACGCGAAGATTTTGAAAATCAAACCGAAACTTTTTCAGGTGGATGGCGAATGCGAATTGAATTAGCCAAATTACTTTTGCAATCCAACGATATTTTGCTTCTCGATGAGCCAACCAACCACCTCGATATCGAAAGTATCATTTGGTTAGAGGGATTTTTACGCAATTTTCCCGGAGTAGTTGTGATTGTTTCGCACGATAAAATGTTTTTGGACAATGTAACCAATCGAACCATCGAAATTTCACTCGGAAAAGCCTACGATTTCAACAAACCGTATTCACAATATTTAGTTTTAAGAGAAGAAATTCGCGAAAAGCAATTGGCTACCCAAAAAAACCAAGCCAAAAAAATTGAAGAGACCGAAAAATTAATCGAAAAATTTAGAGCCAAAGCTTCCAAAGCATCAATGGCTCAATCGTTAATTAAAAAACTAGATAAAGTAGAGCGAATTGAAGTGGATGAAGACGATAATTCAGTGATGAATATTTCTTTTCCCGTTTCGCAAACGCCCGGTCGAGTAGTCATCGAAGCCGAAAATGTAACCAAAGCTTATGGCGATAAAACCATTCTAAAAGACATTTCGTTATTGGTTGAACGTGGAAGTAAAATCGCTTTCGTTGGTCAAAATGGTCAAGGAAAATCAACGTTTATCAAAGCCATCGTCAACGAATTCAAATACCAAGGCTCAATAAAACTCGGACATAACGTGCAATTGGGTTATTTTGCCCAAAATCAAGCCGAGTATTTAGACGGAGAAATCACGTTGTTAGAAACGATGGTAAACGCCGCAACCGACAGCAATCGTTCGAAAGTTCGCGATATGTTAGGTTCATTTTTGTTCCGTGGCGATGACGTAGAAAAAAAGGTGAAAGTACTTTCCGGAGGCGAGCGAAACCGTCTGGCTTTGTGTAAATTATTGCTCCAGCCAATCAACGTTTTACTGATGGATGAGCCAACCAATCACTTAGATATTAAATCAAAAAACGTTCTAAAAGCGGCTTTAAATAAATTTGAAGGAACCTTATTGTTGGTTTCTCACGACAGGGATTTTCTTCAAGGAATGGCTAACACGGTCTATGAATTCAAAGACCAAAAAATCCGTGAATATTTGGGCGATATCAACTTCTTCTTGGAACAACGCAACGCGATGAATATGCGTGAAATCGAGAAAAAAGATGTGGTTGCCAACACAAATTCTAACAAAGATTCAAAATCCATTTCCTACGAAGACCAAAAGAAAAGCAAATCGCTTCAAAACCGTTTGAGTAAAATCGAAAGCCAAATCAAGCAACTCGAAATCGACATTCAAAACGACGACAAAGCCTTGGCTTCCAATTACGACAAACACGTTGAAGATGCCAATTTCTTTGTGGCTTACAACAAGAAAAAACAAGAATTAGACAAATTATTAGAAGACTGGGAAGTAGTTCAGGGCGAAATTGATGCTATGTAG
- a CDS encoding DUF983 domain-containing protein, which yields MLKKGSKLNSILTGSCPKCHEESMYLEKNPFKMGKIFEMHETCSHCGTRYKMEPSFFYGAMYVSYGLSIAFGVAAFIIANVFFGLGLIHSFIAIVATLILGFPIILRLARNIWINMFVHYDKNWKETKH from the coding sequence ATGTTAAAAAAAGGATCCAAACTGAATAGCATTTTAACAGGAAGTTGTCCAAAATGCCACGAAGAAAGTATGTATTTGGAAAAAAATCCATTTAAAATGGGTAAAATTTTTGAAATGCACGAAACTTGTAGCCATTGTGGTACACGATATAAAATGGAACCATCCTTTTTTTATGGTGCAATGTATGTGAGCTACGGATTAAGTATTGCTTTTGGCGTTGCTGCTTTTATCATCGCCAATGTTTTTTTTGGTCTTGGTTTAATTCATTCTTTTATTGCGATTGTTGCAACATTGATTCTTGGTTTTCCGATCATTTTGCGTTTAGCGAGAAATATTTGGATTAATATGTTTGTTCATTATGACAAAAATTGGAAAGAAACTAAGCATTAA
- a CDS encoding GNAT family N-acetyltransferase gives MESSCLFKIVTSTNDLPIDWNALATSNIFLAREYLAVLEQSKPKNMDCFFISFYKNDKLVGIALAQFLDLNKLESFGERDKCVKTAVRNFIFKNFCSHVLFIGNNMLTGQNAFSFSDEIEIEKGIELLRQAELEIKLILKKRGKKVHLTTYKDFDKTEINHFPEKEFEPFYQFSTQPNMVFKVSENWLTFDDYIASLSKKYRDQYKRCRKKAEGIEKRKMNLEEIIAQEDTIYELYFHVAKNAPFNTFFLAKNHFGVMKSQLKDKFLFYGYFENEKLIGFNTLIKNGSQMDTYFLGYDETIQREKMLYLNMLYDMIAYSINKGFKEIIFARTALEIKSSVGAKPEEMVGYIQHSNGLINRKMEQLFCYLEPETEWKERNPFK, from the coding sequence TTGGAATCTTCCTGTTTGTTCAAAATAGTTACTTCAACTAATGATTTGCCAATCGATTGGAATGCATTAGCCACATCAAATATCTTTTTGGCGAGAGAATATTTAGCTGTTTTAGAACAGTCTAAACCCAAAAATATGGATTGCTTTTTTATCAGTTTTTACAAAAATGATAAATTAGTCGGAATTGCTCTTGCTCAATTTTTGGATTTGAACAAATTGGAATCATTCGGAGAAAGAGATAAATGTGTTAAGACAGCAGTTCGGAATTTTATTTTCAAAAATTTCTGTTCACACGTTTTATTTATTGGAAATAATATGTTAACGGGTCAAAATGCTTTTTCTTTTTCGGATGAAATTGAAATAGAGAAAGGAATTGAATTACTTCGTCAAGCTGAATTGGAAATTAAGTTGATTTTGAAAAAAAGAGGCAAAAAAGTTCATTTGACAACTTATAAAGATTTTGATAAAACTGAAATCAATCATTTTCCTGAGAAAGAATTTGAACCGTTTTATCAATTTTCTACACAACCGAATATGGTTTTCAAGGTTTCTGAAAATTGGTTGACCTTTGATGATTACATTGCTTCGTTATCTAAAAAATACCGTGATCAATACAAACGTTGCCGTAAAAAAGCCGAAGGAATTGAAAAACGAAAAATGAATTTGGAAGAAATTATTGCTCAGGAGGATACAATTTATGAATTGTATTTTCACGTGGCAAAAAATGCTCCGTTCAATACGTTCTTTTTGGCTAAGAATCATTTTGGCGTAATGAAATCACAACTGAAAGATAAATTCTTGTTTTATGGTTATTTTGAAAATGAAAAACTAATCGGTTTTAATACGTTGATAAAAAACGGAAGTCAGATGGACACCTATTTTTTAGGTTATGACGAAACCATTCAGCGGGAAAAAATGTTGTATTTGAATATGTTGTATGATATGATTGCGTATTCGATTAATAAAGGTTTTAAGGAAATTATTTTTGCCAGAACTGCTTTGGAAATCAAAAGTTCGGTGGGTGCAAAACCGGAGGAAATGGTGGGCTACATTCAGCATTCGAATGGGTTGATTAATCGAAAAATGGAGCAGTTGTTTTGTTATTTGGAACCGGAGACGGAGTGGAAGGAACGAAATCCGTTTAAATAG
- a CDS encoding leucine-rich repeat domain-containing protein produces MKTFTSILLVFFLTLSAFAEVSPSEREALIKLNQSTNGSQWKMKWDLSAAVSTWYGVKIKDNKVIGLALPNNNLDGQIPTEISKLQYLETLNLFKNNLSGNLPASIGELKSLQTLNISFNKLTGSIPASLGKATSLKVIELYMNSLTGSLPQEIGQLTQLENLSLFNNSLQGELPSSLYSLKNLKVLMLNSNNFSGKLSYEIENLKALENLSLFENNFVGQVPFEIEKLDNLKEMNISYNKFNGLISYALAKKDTFQMTMLNDKGVAVRLPLITDNTGVVGTPD; encoded by the coding sequence ATGAAAACTTTTACATCTATATTACTCGTTTTCTTTTTAACTTTATCAGCTTTTGCCGAAGTATCTCCTTCTGAAAGAGAAGCTTTAATTAAACTGAATCAATCAACCAACGGAAGCCAATGGAAAATGAAATGGGATTTATCCGCAGCAGTTTCTACTTGGTATGGTGTTAAGATTAAAGACAATAAAGTGATTGGTTTAGCTTTGCCAAATAATAACTTAGACGGACAAATTCCTACTGAAATTTCTAAACTACAGTATTTAGAAACTTTAAACTTATTTAAAAATAACCTTTCCGGTAATTTGCCTGCTTCAATTGGTGAATTGAAAAGCCTTCAAACGTTGAATATTTCGTTTAACAAGTTAACAGGTTCTATTCCTGCTTCATTAGGTAAAGCAACTTCGTTAAAGGTTATTGAATTGTATATGAATTCACTAACAGGTTCTTTACCACAAGAAATTGGGCAATTAACACAATTGGAGAATCTTTCTCTTTTTAATAATTCATTGCAAGGAGAATTACCAAGTTCATTATATAGCTTAAAAAACTTAAAAGTTTTGATGCTCAACAGCAATAATTTCTCAGGAAAATTGAGCTATGAAATTGAAAATTTGAAAGCTCTTGAAAACTTGAGTTTATTTGAAAACAATTTTGTTGGTCAAGTTCCTTTTGAAATTGAGAAACTGGACAACTTAAAAGAAATGAATATATCATACAACAAGTTCAATGGATTGATATCGTATGCTTTGGCAAAGAAAGATACTTTCCAAATGACCATGTTAAACGATAAAGGAGTTGCGGTACGTTTACCGTTGATTACCGACAATACTGGAGTAGTAGGTACTCCGGATTAA
- a CDS encoding efflux RND transporter permease subunit, translating into MSLSTLSIKRPVLAIVMNLIILLFGIIGFTYLGVREFPSIDPAQITVQTSYTGANADIIESQITEPLEKAINSIDGIRNISSTSAQGSSVISIEFNLDKNLEEAANDVRDKVSQSIRNLPQDLTAPPVVSKADADSDPILTMTMKSANKNVLELTDYAENVILQRLQTIPGVSSVRIWGERKYAMRLWIDPVKLSAYGCTASDVLNALSSQNVELPSGKLTGNNTELTVKTLGNLSNEEDFNNIIVKSEGDKIVRLSDVAKASLEAENLETRLSDSGQTMIGLAVTPQPGTNYLDISEEFYKQYEQLKKELPGDFELNVAIDTTLFIKKAIHEVAETLLIALILVTLVIYLFFRDWAIAIRPLIDIPVSLMATFFIMYICGFSINVLTLLAIVLATGLVVDDGIVVTENIFKKVEEGMSPIEAAIKGSNEIFFAVISISITLAAVFLPIIFLEGFVGRLFREFGIVIGAAVLISAFVSLSLTPMLNAYLMKGGKQKRSKFYEMTEPFYENLNKGYASTLEKFMKKKWLSFPILIICLGLSALFYVTLQKETAPYDDRSMILLNVTGPEGATYDYMDRFMQDVSQLITDSIPEKNVSLIVTSPGFSAGSVNRGFARLSLVDPADRERSQKEIAQKLTGLTKGYNDAKTSVSEQPTISVNRRGGLPVQFIIQAKNFQMLEEKIPEFMEEASKDPTFSITDVNLKFNKPEIYITINREKAESLGVSVLDVAQTIQLSLSGQRFGYFLMNGRQYQVIGQFDQKDRDQPLDLAAIFVRNRSGELIQLDNVVTIEEQSSPPQLFHNNRYMSATVSAGLAPGKSIGDGIEAMERIKEKVLDETFTTDLGGESRDFAESSSNTMFAFGLALLLIFLILAGQFESFIDPFIIILTVPMAVAGALFSLWLFGQTWNIFSQIGTVMLIGLVTKNGILIVEFANQLREQGKSKYDAVMEASESRLRPILMTSLTLALGAMPIAVSIGAASQSRMGMGIVIVGGTIFSLILTLYVIPAVYLMWSREKKHRPEFDNLDQYDKESV; encoded by the coding sequence ATGAGTTTATCAACCTTAAGCATCAAGCGACCTGTTTTAGCCATTGTAATGAATTTGATCATTCTATTGTTTGGAATTATTGGATTTACTTACTTAGGCGTTCGTGAATTCCCATCGATTGATCCGGCACAAATCACGGTACAAACGAGTTATACCGGTGCAAATGCCGATATTATTGAATCACAGATTACTGAACCGCTCGAAAAAGCCATTAACTCGATTGATGGAATTAGGAATATTTCTTCTACCAGTGCACAAGGTTCAAGTGTGATTTCCATTGAATTTAATTTAGATAAAAATCTCGAAGAAGCAGCCAATGACGTTCGAGATAAAGTGTCGCAATCTATTAGAAATCTTCCACAAGATTTAACGGCTCCCCCAGTTGTATCTAAAGCTGATGCCGATTCTGATCCGATTCTGACAATGACGATGAAGAGTGCCAACAAAAACGTTTTGGAACTCACCGATTATGCAGAAAATGTTATTTTGCAACGCTTGCAAACCATTCCCGGAGTTAGTAGCGTTCGAATTTGGGGAGAACGAAAATACGCCATGCGATTATGGATAGACCCTGTCAAATTATCGGCTTATGGTTGTACTGCTTCTGATGTTTTAAACGCATTAAGCAGTCAAAATGTTGAACTTCCTTCCGGAAAATTAACGGGAAACAATACTGAATTAACGGTAAAAACATTAGGAAATCTCTCAAACGAAGAAGATTTTAATAATATAATTGTAAAATCCGAAGGCGATAAAATTGTTCGATTGAGTGATGTTGCCAAAGCCAGTTTAGAAGCCGAAAACTTAGAAACACGATTGAGCGATTCCGGTCAAACTATGATTGGATTGGCTGTAACCCCGCAACCGGGAACAAATTACCTTGATATTTCGGAAGAATTTTACAAACAATACGAACAATTAAAGAAAGAATTACCCGGCGATTTCGAACTTAATGTAGCCATTGATACGACACTTTTTATTAAAAAAGCGATTCACGAAGTTGCCGAAACATTATTAATTGCATTAATTTTAGTGACATTAGTAATCTATTTATTTTTTAGAGATTGGGCAATTGCTATTCGACCATTAATCGATATTCCGGTTTCTTTGATGGCAACTTTTTTCATTATGTATATTTGTGGATTTTCCATTAACGTACTGACTTTATTAGCGATTGTTTTAGCAACCGGACTGGTCGTGGATGATGGAATTGTAGTAACTGAAAACATTTTCAAAAAAGTAGAAGAAGGTATGTCGCCTATAGAAGCGGCAATCAAAGGTTCGAATGAAATATTTTTTGCCGTCATTTCTATCTCAATTACATTGGCTGCCGTTTTTTTACCAATTATATTTTTAGAAGGTTTTGTGGGACGATTATTCCGAGAATTTGGCATTGTCATTGGAGCAGCCGTGCTCATTTCTGCCTTTGTATCATTGAGTTTAACGCCAATGCTAAATGCTTATTTGATGAAAGGCGGAAAACAAAAACGTTCCAAGTTTTATGAAATGACAGAACCTTTTTATGAAAACTTAAATAAAGGTTATGCTTCGACATTAGAAAAATTCATGAAGAAAAAATGGTTGAGCTTTCCTATTTTGATTATTTGTTTAGGACTTTCGGCTTTATTTTACGTTACGTTACAAAAAGAAACAGCACCGTATGACGATAGAAGTATGATTTTATTGAATGTAACCGGACCAGAAGGTGCAACCTATGATTATATGGACCGTTTTATGCAAGATGTTTCACAACTAATTACCGATTCTATTCCTGAAAAAAACGTGAGTTTAATTGTTACTTCACCCGGATTTAGTGCCGGTTCTGTCAATCGTGGATTTGCTCGACTTTCGTTAGTTGACCCTGCAGATAGAGAACGTTCGCAAAAAGAAATTGCACAAAAATTGACCGGTTTAACCAAAGGGTACAACGATGCCAAAACATCTGTTTCAGAACAACCTACTATTTCTGTAAATCGTCGTGGTGGTTTGCCAGTTCAATTTATAATTCAAGCAAAAAACTTTCAAATGCTCGAAGAAAAAATTCCGGAATTTATGGAAGAAGCATCCAAAGACCCGACTTTTTCGATTACGGATGTGAATTTGAAATTCAATAAACCTGAAATTTACATTACCATTAACCGTGAAAAAGCAGAATCATTAGGCGTTTCTGTTTTAGACGTAGCACAAACCATTCAACTTTCTTTGAGTGGTCAACGTTTTGGTTATTTTTTAATGAATGGAAGACAATACCAAGTCATTGGTCAATTTGATCAAAAAGATCGTGATCAACCATTAGACTTAGCAGCAATTTTTGTTCGAAACAGATCAGGAGAATTAATCCAATTGGATAATGTTGTAACAATTGAAGAACAAAGCAGTCCACCACAATTATTCCATAATAATCGATATATGTCGGCTACCGTTTCGGCCGGATTAGCTCCCGGAAAAAGTATTGGTGATGGAATTGAAGCCATGGAACGCATCAAAGAAAAAGTATTAGACGAAACGTTTACAACCGACCTAGGTGGAGAATCACGCGATTTTGCTGAAAGTAGTTCAAATACAATGTTTGCATTTGGATTAGCTTTATTGTTGATTTTCCTCATCTTAGCCGGACAATTTGAAAGTTTTATTGATCCGTTTATCATCATCTTAACTGTTCCAATGGCTGTTGCCGGAGCTTTATTTTCACTATGGTTATTCGGTCAAACTTGGAATATATTTAGTCAAATTGGTACCGTCATGCTGATTGGCTTGGTAACTAAGAACGGAATTCTGATTGTAGAATTTGCCAACCAATTACGCGAACAGGGAAAATCCAAATACGATGCCGTAATGGAAGCTTCCGAGTCACGATTGCGACCCATTTTAATGACAAGTTTAACACTAGCGTTAGGTGCGATGCCAATTGCAGTTTCCATTGGAGCAGCTTCTCAAAGTAGAATGGGAATGGGAATTGTAATTGTAGGCGGAACAATTTTCTCGTTAATTTTGACTCTCTATGTAATTCCGGCCGTTTATTTAATGTGGTCAAGAGAGAAAAAACATCGTCCAGAGTTTGATAATTTAGACCAATACGATAAAGAATCTGTTTAA
- a CDS encoding TolC family protein, whose translation MKKILLSYIIFLIGFPVWSQIQPVLTLEEAVSLTLENNFDIRIAKNELRIDQENVTIGNAGMLPNINGTVTNNNTILNQTQTQASGNEIEIDGAQNVNINYGVGIEWTIFDGFRMFARHNQLKELQNLGATELKLSVLSRVSAVYQTYFTLSTQQQQLKMIDSIISVSEFRLKTAKNRLTIGKASKLEVLNAEVDLNADLSAKIQLNEQYSISKVTLNELLVRPLDTDFKVSDVISIDSSLLLPDLLSSAEKQNPQLQIQYINKKIQEYELKQVKANRFPTVSLLGGYNLIRSQTPFGFVTESTGRNFVYGFSATLNIFDGFNQNRNEKVAKIQLENTQLQIERQAQIVQSQLATLYQSYLSNLSLLELERKNEGIAKQNLEITLEKFKIGSVAPIEFRTAQENYGNAVIRLSSAELQTKQSEISLRELAGSLSF comes from the coding sequence ATGAAAAAAATACTTCTATCCTATATAATTTTCTTGATTGGATTTCCGGTGTGGAGTCAAATTCAACCTGTTTTAACACTTGAAGAAGCGGTTTCCCTAACACTTGAAAACAATTTTGATATTCGCATCGCTAAAAATGAATTGAGAATTGATCAAGAAAATGTGACTATTGGAAATGCCGGAATGCTTCCTAATATTAATGGTACCGTTACTAACAATAACACTATTTTAAACCAGACTCAAACACAAGCAAGTGGTAACGAAATTGAAATTGACGGTGCTCAAAACGTAAATATTAATTATGGTGTTGGAATAGAATGGACCATTTTTGATGGTTTTCGAATGTTTGCTCGTCATAATCAGCTAAAAGAATTGCAAAACTTAGGAGCCACTGAATTAAAACTTTCAGTTTTGAGTAGAGTAAGTGCTGTTTATCAAACGTATTTCACATTATCCACTCAACAGCAACAACTTAAAATGATTGACAGCATTATTTCTGTTTCTGAATTTCGTTTGAAAACAGCTAAAAATCGTCTTACAATCGGAAAAGCTTCTAAATTAGAAGTGTTGAATGCAGAAGTTGATTTGAATGCGGATTTATCTGCCAAAATTCAATTAAATGAACAATATAGCATTTCAAAAGTAACGTTAAATGAGCTTTTGGTTCGTCCTTTAGATACCGATTTTAAAGTTTCAGATGTTATTTCGATAGATAGTTCACTATTATTACCGGATCTTCTTTCATCTGCAGAAAAGCAAAATCCACAACTTCAAATTCAATACATAAACAAAAAAATTCAGGAATATGAATTGAAGCAAGTCAAAGCCAATCGTTTTCCCACAGTTAGTCTTTTAGGTGGTTATAATTTAATTCGTTCGCAAACACCGTTTGGTTTCGTTACCGAATCTACCGGACGAAATTTTGTGTATGGTTTTTCGGCAACTCTAAATATATTTGACGGTTTCAATCAGAACCGAAACGAAAAAGTAGCCAAAATTCAATTAGAAAATACACAATTGCAAATTGAAAGACAAGCTCAAATCGTTCAATCACAATTGGCAACGTTATATCAATCCTATCTATCAAATCTTTCATTACTTGAATTAGAAAGAAAAAATGAAGGAATTGCCAAACAAAATTTAGAAATCACGTTAGAAAAATTCAAAATTGGGTCAGTTGCTCCGATTGAATTTCGAACTGCTCAAGAAAATTATGGCAATGCTGTAATTCGTCTATCATCGGCAGAATTGCAGACTAAACAATCTGAAATCAGCTTAAGAGAATTGGCTGGAAGTTTGTCTTTTTAA
- a CDS encoding 4a-hydroxytetrahydrobiopterin dehydratase, which produces MKTFTEKTIQDELEQLNDWKFKNNSIQKEFEFKDFSKALAFIVQIGIFAEKQNHHPEIKNVYNKVSLRLTTHDSDGVTEKDIKLALAIDKI; this is translated from the coding sequence ATGAAAACATTTACTGAAAAAACGATTCAAGATGAACTTGAACAATTAAACGATTGGAAATTTAAAAATAATTCCATCCAAAAAGAATTTGAATTTAAAGATTTTTCTAAAGCTTTAGCATTTATTGTCCAAATAGGGATTTTTGCCGAAAAGCAAAATCACCATCCGGAAATTAAAAATGTGTACAACAAAGTTTCGCTCCGATTAACGACGCACGATAGCGATGGTGTAACCGAAAAAGATATTAAATTGGCGTTAGCTATTGATAAAATTTAA
- a CDS encoding efflux RND transporter periplasmic adaptor subunit gives MKIKNIVLILLLVGLVALIVYRIFSNKEKDNSNKNGVTKTIANTNGIVIQPKKFSNELTLSGSIDANEQIELRSEVSGVVQGIYFQEGSVVNKGQQLIKVNDIELRAQFSQAKTMQNLASENERRAKLLLEKEAISQEEYEIASAEFQSAKAQSQLIQAQIARTSIVAPFSGRIGLRSISPGTYVTPTTVIAKLVNNTQVKITFSIPEKYASLMKINSKLSFTTAGGKESYSATIYAIEPAVELTTRTLQVRAIAENKEGKLIPGTFANISLPLENLDDAILIPTEAIIPIQNGKKVFVVEKGKAKEVIIETGNRNEKEILVTSGLKIGDTLITSGIMAVKPGADVKVNLTKN, from the coding sequence ATGAAAATAAAAAATATTGTTTTAATTCTCCTATTAGTGGGATTAGTTGCGTTGATCGTATATCGGATTTTTAGTAATAAAGAGAAAGACAATTCAAATAAAAACGGAGTTACAAAAACAATTGCAAATACAAATGGAATTGTGATTCAACCTAAAAAGTTTTCTAACGAATTAACACTTTCCGGAAGCATTGATGCCAACGAACAAATTGAATTAAGAAGTGAAGTTTCAGGTGTTGTCCAAGGAATTTACTTTCAAGAAGGAAGTGTTGTTAATAAAGGTCAGCAATTAATCAAGGTCAACGATATAGAATTAAGAGCTCAATTCTCGCAAGCCAAAACAATGCAAAATTTGGCCTCAGAAAATGAAAGAAGAGCCAAATTATTGTTAGAAAAAGAAGCCATCAGTCAAGAAGAATATGAAATTGCATCGGCCGAATTTCAATCAGCAAAAGCTCAATCACAATTAATTCAGGCACAAATCGCACGAACTTCTATTGTTGCTCCTTTTTCGGGCCGAATAGGTTTACGATCAATTTCTCCGGGTACGTATGTTACACCCACAACAGTAATCGCCAAATTAGTTAACAACACACAAGTAAAAATCACTTTTTCAATTCCGGAAAAATATGCTTCTTTGATGAAGATTAATTCGAAATTAAGCTTTACTACTGCGGGAGGAAAAGAATCATATTCTGCTACAATTTATGCCATTGAGCCTGCCGTTGAACTAACAACCAGAACATTACAAGTGCGAGCCATTGCTGAAAATAAAGAAGGTAAATTAATACCCGGAACTTTTGCTAACATTTCATTACCACTGGAAAATTTAGATGATGCTATTTTAATTCCAACTGAAGCAATTATCCCAATTCAAAACGGTAAAAAAGTTTTTGTTGTTGAAAAAGGAAAAGCAAAAGAAGTTATTATTGAAACCGGCAATCGAAATGAAAAAGAAATTTTAGTCACATCCGGACTAAAAATTGGCGACACACTTATTACATCAGGAATTATGGCCGTAAAACCAGGTGCTGATGTCAAAGTTAATTTAACCAAAAACTAA